The Paenibacillus sp. RUD330 genome has a segment encoding these proteins:
- a CDS encoding nitrous oxide reductase accessory protein NosL, producing the protein MKKITLMLFVSLFTILLAAGCGKQTYEPVPIDETVDKCAICNMQIKDDAFATQLTTTEGKTFKFDDIGCMNEWKEKNAEAKIGGEYVRDYNDKEWIPYDQAAYVYDADFKSPMAYGIYSFKDKASAEAFTKEQGKGRLMTAADLASHEWTQNKAQMGMDMGEGHSHDEGGEMDMGANAGATANMGSDSH; encoded by the coding sequence ATGAAAAAAATCACGCTCATGCTGTTCGTTTCCTTATTCACCATCCTGCTGGCTGCCGGTTGCGGCAAGCAAACCTATGAGCCGGTGCCGATCGACGAGACGGTGGACAAATGCGCCATTTGCAATATGCAGATCAAGGACGATGCTTTCGCCACTCAACTGACGACAACCGAGGGCAAGACATTCAAATTCGACGATATCGGCTGCATGAACGAGTGGAAGGAGAAAAACGCGGAGGCAAAGATCGGCGGCGAATACGTTCGTGATTACAATGACAAGGAATGGATTCCTTATGACCAAGCCGCTTATGTCTACGATGCCGATTTCAAGTCCCCTATGGCGTACGGGATCTACAGCTTCAAGGACAAGGCTTCAGCGGAAGCGTTCACGAAAGAACAAGGAAAAGGCCGGCTCATGACAGCCGCGGACCTGGCTTCGCATGAATGGACGCAGAATAAAGCGCAAATGGGCATGGATATGGGAGAAGGACACTCGCATGATGAAGGCGGTGAAATGGATATGGGCGCAAATGCGGGAGCTACTGCAAATATGGGCTCCGATTCCCATTAA
- a CDS encoding amidohydrolase: MSAVLFVHGNLFMAESAAADSVYVENGIIRAIGTASELELQLSGRPYAKVDWNGAQVLPGLVDAHMHLGMHGMKLGMLDFTDAASKEEMLAMIAERAASTPDGEWILGLNWNENNFPDGTAPHRSELDEITERHPVYLTRTCFHAFLGNSEAFRRAGVTADTPDTESGALGRDAGGQLNGWIYENASAPFAAVQPEPDYEFLKSSMRRAGEDALRLGLTAAHTEDLRLLGSVEAMLRIQSELREEGLAFRTHQLMFHGFLDEIKELGMRAGSGSDWLRIGAVKLFADGAVGGRTALLKEPYHDAPAALGLAMHTAEELAGIVGRARQMGYPIAFHAIGDGAAEMMADVLEAHPAAADAKLPDRFIHAQIVQPATVDRMKRMNLAVDLQPRFVPSDFPWVMDRVGPERTSYLYAWKKWLQTGLPCSGGSDAPIEPLNPFLGIHAAATRRKPGERHEGYLPEEKLSISQSVGLFTHGSASAAGEADRRGSIGIGKHADFTVVDRRIHDGMDPDELLHAKALMTVVNGIVAYQA, encoded by the coding sequence ATGTCTGCCGTCTTGTTCGTACACGGCAATCTGTTCATGGCCGAATCGGCCGCGGCCGACTCGGTCTACGTCGAGAATGGCATCATCCGCGCGATTGGAACCGCTTCCGAGCTGGAGCTGCAGCTCAGCGGGCGTCCTTACGCCAAGGTCGATTGGAACGGGGCGCAGGTGCTGCCCGGATTGGTCGATGCCCACATGCATCTCGGGATGCATGGCATGAAGCTCGGCATGCTGGACTTCACCGATGCGGCGTCGAAGGAAGAGATGCTGGCCATGATCGCCGAGCGGGCCGCCTCCACGCCGGACGGCGAATGGATTCTCGGACTGAACTGGAACGAGAACAACTTCCCGGACGGAACGGCGCCGCATCGGAGCGAGCTCGATGAAATCACGGAGCGGCATCCCGTCTATCTCACTCGGACCTGCTTCCATGCGTTTCTCGGCAATTCGGAAGCGTTCCGCAGAGCCGGCGTTACGGCGGACACTCCCGATACGGAATCGGGCGCGTTAGGCAGAGATGCAGGCGGACAATTGAACGGCTGGATCTACGAGAATGCATCCGCTCCATTCGCCGCCGTCCAGCCCGAGCCGGATTACGAATTCCTGAAAAGCTCGATGAGGCGGGCCGGCGAGGATGCGCTCCGCCTCGGACTGACGGCCGCTCATACCGAGGATCTACGGCTGCTCGGCAGCGTGGAAGCGATGCTGCGCATCCAGAGCGAGCTGCGGGAGGAAGGCCTGGCCTTCCGGACCCATCAGCTGATGTTCCACGGCTTCCTGGACGAGATCAAGGAGCTCGGGATGAGGGCAGGCAGCGGCAGCGACTGGCTGCGGATCGGAGCGGTGAAGCTGTTCGCCGACGGGGCCGTCGGCGGACGCACGGCGCTGCTCAAGGAGCCTTATCACGACGCTCCCGCCGCGCTGGGATTGGCGATGCATACAGCGGAGGAGCTGGCCGGCATCGTCGGCAGGGCGCGGCAGATGGGATATCCGATCGCCTTCCACGCGATCGGGGACGGTGCCGCCGAGATGATGGCGGATGTGCTGGAGGCGCATCCGGCGGCCGCGGACGCCAAGCTTCCGGACCGCTTCATCCACGCCCAGATCGTGCAGCCGGCTACGGTGGACCGCATGAAGAGGATGAATCTGGCCGTCGATCTGCAGCCGCGGTTCGTGCCGAGCGATTTTCCCTGGGTCATGGACCGGGTCGGCCCGGAGCGGACAAGCTATCTATACGCCTGGAAGAAATGGCTGCAGACGGGACTGCCCTGCTCCGGAGGCAGCGATGCGCCGATCGAGCCGCTGAATCCGTTCCTCGGCATTCATGCCGCGGCAACGAGACGCAAGCCCGGCGAGCGGCATGAAGGCTATTTGCCGGAGGAGAAGCTGAGCATCTCGCAGTCCGTCGGGCTGTTCACGCACGGCAGCGCGTCCGCGGCGGGAGAGGCCGACCGGAGAGGCTCGATCGGGATCGGCAAGCATGCCGACTTCACGGTCGTCGACCGCCGGATCCATGACGGCATGGATCCCGACGAGCTGCTCCATGCCAAGGCGCTCATGACGGTCGTCAACGGCATCGTCGCTTATCAAGCCTGA
- a CDS encoding ABC transporter permease, with the protein MNMLHIARREIKLGFRNPWAYSFLALFTLFTLVLLLIHSSSSISGYTSTTGSMLSLILYLLPLMTLLIGSFSLTAEKEEGSWQLLSTYPLRTWSFILGKYAGLAIVLMTVAAFAYGVSGVAGALAGGGFQLRTLLLFLVFSVLLILLFLAVALLIGTAARNRWQALTYGVAFWFFTVIGWPALLIAGLGFVPYLWIKPALIFLTFLNPAELVRLFVVVKLGGGSILGPDYYKWVDVMSEPLGAILFAAVCLLWIVAASGVSAWAWERGRSRG; encoded by the coding sequence ATGAATATGCTGCATATTGCGCGAAGGGAAATCAAGCTCGGCTTCCGCAACCCTTGGGCCTACTCTTTTCTAGCGCTGTTCACCCTGTTCACCCTCGTCCTGCTGCTGATTCATTCGAGCAGCTCGATATCCGGCTACACAAGCACGACCGGTTCCATGTTAAGCCTGATCTTGTATCTGCTGCCTCTCATGACGCTGCTGATCGGCTCCTTTTCCCTGACGGCGGAAAAAGAGGAAGGGAGCTGGCAGCTGCTTTCCACCTACCCTCTGCGAACATGGTCGTTCATCCTGGGCAAATATGCCGGGCTCGCCATTGTTCTGATGACGGTCGCCGCCTTCGCGTACGGCGTGAGCGGAGTAGCCGGAGCGCTTGCAGGAGGAGGCTTCCAGCTCCGAACCTTGCTGCTGTTCCTTGTATTTTCCGTCCTTCTGATTCTGCTCTTCCTGGCCGTCGCTCTCCTGATCGGGACTGCGGCCCGCAACCGCTGGCAAGCGCTCACTTACGGTGTCGCCTTCTGGTTCTTCACCGTCATCGGCTGGCCGGCGCTGCTGATTGCGGGACTTGGGTTCGTTCCCTATCTGTGGATCAAGCCGGCGTTGATCTTTCTGACGTTTCTCAATCCGGCCGAGCTGGTGCGATTATTCGTCGTGGTGAAGCTTGGCGGCGGTTCTATCCTTGGTCCGGATTATTACAAATGGGTAGACGTCATGAGCGAGCCGCTGGGAGCCATCCTTTTTGCCGCCGTATGCCTGCTCTGGATCGTGGCGGCGTCCGGAGTCTCGGCCTGGGCTTGGGAAAGGGGGCGTTCCCGTGGATGA
- a CDS encoding DUF1003 domain-containing protein, which produces MAKTKDMDAAAEKIEKEAELARDDLSRYSSRLNGLVAEFEQRIHSKVNEEYDKTTRWPDKLADRIAQFGGSWRFIVIFFAVLALWIVINSLALTKAVRFDGPPFILLNLVLSFLAGFQAPIIMMSQNRQAARDKRESMIDYAINYKAELEIDDMQGHLHRLEADFASFRSETKRDMEEIKALLRSTDAKGKAD; this is translated from the coding sequence ATGGCGAAAACAAAGGATATGGATGCTGCAGCCGAAAAGATTGAAAAGGAAGCCGAGCTTGCCAGAGACGATCTGAGCCGATATTCGTCCAGGCTGAACGGACTCGTAGCCGAGTTCGAACAGCGGATCCATTCCAAGGTGAACGAGGAATACGACAAGACGACCCGCTGGCCGGACAAGCTTGCGGACCGGATCGCGCAGTTCGGCGGGAGCTGGCGATTCATCGTCATCTTTTTTGCCGTGCTGGCCCTATGGATCGTAATCAACAGCCTGGCGCTGACAAAGGCGGTCCGCTTCGACGGTCCGCCCTTCATCCTGCTCAATCTCGTGCTGTCGTTTCTGGCGGGCTTTCAGGCTCCGATCATCATGATGAGCCAGAACCGCCAAGCGGCCCGCGACAAGCGCGAGAGCATGATCGATTATGCGATCAATTACAAGGCCGAGCTGGAAATCGACGATATGCAAGGGCATCTGCATCGCCTCGAGGCGGATTTTGCAAGCTTCCGCAGCGAAACGAAGAGGGATATGGAAGAGATCAAGGCTCTGCTGCGGTCGACTGACGCCAAAGGGAAAGCCGATTGA
- the aceB gene encoding malate synthase A — MSRPAAGLAVLGPPLSSAAQELLGKRALAFVQLLEQQFGHRRRELLQARQHRQQRFDGGEKPDFRSDTLAVRTGEWSVAPAPAELRDRRVEITGPAGDRKMVINALNSGARVFMCDLEDANSPTWANTMNGQLNIRDAEAGTIAYESPEGKAYRLAPDHAVIKIRPRGWHLEESHVAWEGQSVSAALFDFGMAAFHNAREKARRGSGLYFYLPKLESMEEAELWEDVFTFAERELGLERGMFRATVLIETLPAAFEMEEILFVLRDHADGLNCGRWDYIFSYIKKLRAHPEAILPDRSLVTMDSPFMAAYARLAVQTCHRRGAFCIGGMAAQIPIKNDSAANEQALDKVRLDKLREVRLGHDGTWVAHPGLVAVAEKVFNEHMPGDNQLFFHPDGSVGAEQLLEAPRGPITEAGVRLNLSVSLQYIEAWLRGTGAVPINSLMEDAATAEISRAQLWQWIRHPQGILEDGRKMSADLYRKLLEEELGKLPAAASGAYGRAEELLTAMTLADTFAEFLTVDAYRYLQD, encoded by the coding sequence ATGAGCCGTCCAGCGGCAGGATTGGCCGTGCTGGGCCCTCCGCTGTCTTCTGCGGCCCAGGAGCTGCTGGGCAAGCGAGCATTGGCGTTCGTGCAGCTTTTGGAGCAGCAGTTCGGACATCGGAGAAGGGAGCTGCTCCAGGCGAGACAGCATCGCCAGCAACGGTTCGACGGCGGCGAGAAGCCGGACTTCCGCTCGGATACGCTGGCGGTCCGCACCGGCGAATGGAGCGTCGCCCCTGCGCCTGCGGAGCTGAGAGACCGCAGAGTGGAGATTACCGGGCCTGCCGGAGACCGGAAGATGGTCATCAACGCCCTCAATTCCGGAGCCCGAGTGTTCATGTGCGACTTGGAGGACGCCAATTCCCCGACCTGGGCCAACACGATGAACGGACAGCTCAATATCCGGGATGCGGAAGCGGGAACGATCGCATACGAAAGCCCGGAAGGGAAAGCATACCGGCTTGCGCCCGATCACGCCGTCATCAAAATCCGCCCGCGCGGCTGGCATCTTGAGGAGAGCCATGTCGCATGGGAAGGCCAATCCGTATCCGCAGCCCTTTTCGATTTCGGCATGGCCGCGTTCCATAACGCCAGGGAGAAGGCTCGCAGAGGGAGCGGACTGTACTTTTATCTCCCGAAGCTGGAAAGCATGGAGGAAGCGGAGCTGTGGGAGGACGTATTTACATTCGCGGAGCGGGAGCTCGGCCTGGAGCGCGGCATGTTCCGGGCGACGGTTCTGATCGAGACGCTGCCGGCTGCGTTCGAGATGGAAGAGATCCTGTTCGTGCTTCGGGACCATGCCGACGGGCTGAACTGCGGCCGGTGGGACTACATTTTCTCTTATATCAAAAAGCTGCGCGCCCATCCCGAGGCCATATTGCCCGATCGGAGCCTCGTGACGATGGACTCGCCGTTCATGGCCGCTTATGCGCGGCTTGCGGTCCAGACCTGCCACCGGCGCGGAGCGTTCTGCATCGGCGGCATGGCGGCGCAAATCCCGATCAAGAACGATTCCGCCGCCAACGAACAAGCGCTTGATAAGGTGCGCCTCGACAAGCTGCGGGAAGTCCGGCTCGGCCATGACGGCACTTGGGTCGCCCATCCCGGGCTTGTCGCGGTTGCCGAGAAAGTGTTCAACGAGCATATGCCGGGTGACAATCAGCTCTTCTTCCACCCTGACGGCAGCGTCGGCGCCGAGCAGCTGCTGGAAGCTCCGCGAGGGCCGATTACCGAAGCGGGCGTCCGCCTGAACCTGTCGGTAAGCTTGCAGTATATCGAAGCCTGGCTGCGCGGAACGGGCGCCGTGCCGATCAACAGCCTGATGGAGGATGCCGCTACGGCCGAAATCTCCAGGGCGCAGCTGTGGCAATGGATCCGCCATCCACAAGGAATTCTGGAGGACGGCAGGAAAATGAGCGCCGACTTGTACCGCAAGCTGCTGGAGGAAGAGCTTGGCAAGCTGCCGGCCGCGGCTTCCGGCGCTTACGGCAGGGCAGAGGAGCTGCTGACGGCGATGACGCTTGCCGATACGTTCGCAGAGTTCCTTACGGTTGATGCTTATCGATACTTGCAGGATTAA
- a CDS encoding GNAT family protein — protein MKPVRFLEGESVYLRPVEAWDADWYYSGLYESETRMLTGTQKHHTREQVADYLQGKGKDASSVLLLIALRDTDERIGDIAIQDIDRNNRNAGMRIALNDKSHQGKGYGSEAMRLMLDYGFGILNLHRIELNVFAFNNRAAHVYEKLGFKREGVQREALYYDHAYHDSILMAILEDEYRQLHRKQPL, from the coding sequence ATGAAACCCGTCCGATTTCTGGAAGGAGAATCCGTCTATCTGAGACCTGTGGAAGCCTGGGATGCCGACTGGTATTACAGCGGCCTGTACGAGTCCGAGACGCGGATGCTCACCGGCACTCAGAAGCACCATACGAGGGAACAAGTCGCGGATTATCTCCAGGGCAAGGGGAAGGATGCCTCTTCCGTCCTTCTGCTGATCGCTCTCCGGGATACGGATGAGCGGATCGGAGACATCGCGATCCAGGACATCGACCGCAACAACCGCAATGCGGGCATGCGGATCGCGCTGAACGACAAGTCCCATCAGGGCAAAGGCTACGGAAGCGAGGCCATGCGGCTCATGCTGGACTACGGCTTCGGCATCCTCAATCTGCATCGCATCGAGCTGAACGTATTCGCATTCAACAACAGGGCGGCGCATGTCTACGAGAAGCTCGGCTTCAAGCGCGAGGGCGTGCAGCGCGAGGCGCTGTATTATGATCATGCCTATCATGACTCCATTCTCATGGCCATTCTCGAGGACGAGTACAGGCAGCTGCACCGGAAGCAACCTCTGTAG
- a CDS encoding aldo/keto reductase — translation MDYTYLGRSGLEVSRFCLGTMTYGSWDMDEQSSLAVIDRVLDSGINFLDTADTYGKGTSEEIIGKALKGRRDKVVVATKFKVRTEEGPNGEGASRYRIMKQVEHSLKRLGTDYIDLYQIHRPDTHTPLDETLRALDDLVKQGKVRYIGCSNFEGWRIVESLWTSDRMNLERFVSNQPSYSLLDRTIEQEILPASERHGLATIVYSPLSGGWLSGKYRQNQPLPADSRGERLNMAEPRNRKKLEIVEQLAALAEEKGVQLSQLSLSWLLQRKNVIPVIGVKSRGQLEENLGALAVSWTDGELDAVDRIVPGPYRDYSRDGSFWISSLSL, via the coding sequence ATGGACTATACGTACTTGGGGAGATCGGGACTGGAGGTTTCGCGCTTCTGCCTCGGCACGATGACGTACGGCAGCTGGGATATGGATGAACAAAGCTCTCTCGCGGTCATTGACCGGGTGCTGGATTCCGGAATCAATTTCCTGGATACAGCCGATACCTACGGCAAGGGCACGTCGGAGGAGATCATCGGCAAAGCCTTGAAGGGCCGACGGGACAAGGTCGTCGTCGCGACCAAATTCAAGGTGAGGACCGAGGAAGGTCCCAATGGAGAAGGGGCCAGCCGCTACCGGATCATGAAGCAGGTGGAGCACAGCCTGAAAAGGCTCGGCACCGATTACATCGACCTGTATCAGATCCATCGTCCGGATACCCATACTCCGCTGGACGAAACGCTGAGAGCGCTCGATGATCTCGTCAAGCAGGGCAAGGTCCGTTATATCGGCTGCTCCAACTTCGAGGGCTGGCGGATCGTGGAGTCGCTCTGGACCAGCGACAGGATGAACCTGGAGCGGTTCGTCTCGAATCAGCCTTCCTACAGCCTGCTGGACAGGACGATCGAGCAGGAAATACTGCCCGCCTCAGAGCGGCATGGATTGGCCACGATTGTGTATTCGCCGTTGTCCGGCGGCTGGCTGTCGGGCAAATACAGGCAGAATCAGCCTCTTCCGGCCGATTCACGCGGCGAGCGCTTGAACATGGCCGAGCCGCGCAACCGAAAGAAGCTTGAAATCGTCGAGCAGCTGGCCGCTCTTGCGGAAGAAAAAGGGGTCCAGCTGAGCCAGCTGTCCCTGTCCTGGCTGCTGCAGCGGAAAAACGTCATTCCCGTCATCGGCGTCAAAAGCCGCGGGCAGCTCGAGGAGAACCTGGGCGCGCTGGCCGTATCATGGACGGATGGTGAGCTGGATGCCGTCGATCGGATCGTGCCGGGTCCTTACCGGGATTATTCCCGCGACGGAAGCTTCTGGATTTCTTCCCTGTCTCTATAG
- a CDS encoding ABC transporter ATP-binding protein: protein MDEPVLRIEGAGKTIKGQTILRPVSLSLQRGDVYALCGGNGAGKSTLLRMVMGILQPTAGEIEVNGLSWKDNRRSYAEQMGYMPDDYSFARGLTAWETLSFWASLRGLSRGRTEEVLEEVGLTGVRNKQVTSFSKGMRQRLLFAQALLSRPSLLVLDEPTNGLDPYWMDAFVELVKRAAADGHAVIYSTHQLPVAEASANYVLFLQEGSAVKQGAVSSFLEEYGPGGLHAAFSDTRRG, encoded by the coding sequence GTGGATGAACCTGTTCTTAGAATCGAGGGAGCCGGCAAAACGATCAAAGGCCAGACGATCCTTCGTCCTGTGTCCTTGTCTTTGCAAAGAGGTGACGTCTATGCCCTTTGCGGCGGCAACGGAGCGGGCAAAAGCACGCTGCTGCGCATGGTGATGGGCATCCTCCAGCCGACGGCCGGGGAGATCGAAGTGAACGGCCTGAGCTGGAAGGACAATCGCCGGTCTTACGCCGAACAGATGGGCTATATGCCGGACGACTATTCTTTTGCCAGAGGGCTGACGGCTTGGGAAACGCTGAGCTTCTGGGCTTCGCTGCGGGGGCTGTCCCGCGGGAGGACCGAGGAGGTGCTGGAAGAAGTCGGCTTGACGGGAGTGAGGAACAAGCAGGTCACCTCTTTTTCCAAAGGCATGCGCCAACGGCTTCTGTTCGCCCAGGCGCTGCTGTCGCGCCCGTCCTTGCTCGTGCTGGATGAACCGACCAACGGCCTCGATCCTTACTGGATGGATGCTTTTGTGGAGCTGGTGAAGAGGGCCGCCGCGGATGGCCATGCCGTGATTTACTCGACTCATCAGCTGCCTGTAGCCGAGGCCTCCGCGAATTACGTCCTGTTCCTGCAGGAAGGATCGGCCGTCAAGCAGGGCGCTGTTTCATCCTTTTTGGAGGAGTACGGACCAGGCGGGCTGCATGCAGCGTTCAGCGATACGCGTCGCGGATAA
- a CDS encoding NosD domain-containing protein gives MHRGGSFLAIQFNHDCRLERLVRRAAVLAVCTACLPGAWGHADSAAASPPEIGAASLQKRLDAAKPGEAVTLPPGQYAEAIVISKRLVVQAEGVTLTGSGGDAPVVKLAAEGAELHGMAVEKDAAGEAPAVLISADRVVVDGLRIKSRSYGIQLRKSSGSTIRGSVVAPTDDLKGKSARQTDKRNGIDLFQSNANLIQENRVTGMFDGIYMESSHDNTVLSNEIDHSRYGIHCMYTNGTIMRSNSGEFNVTGIMAMIVKGAEVADNVFTRQKGSVNSQGMLFFDVQNTRVAGNELTGNRVGLYIEMSRNNVWEDNDVSYNFVGIQLLDSQSNRLENNRFVSNVIETQADGSKDNELLHNYWDAFQGLDPSGDGISDIPYVMNPFFQRLTKGIPAYQIFFQSPGMRFLESLFTADAKQWTQDREPRMEPFLSSSASTDSRPNPWSAAETGIAGAALLVAALTIITLMGVKKS, from the coding sequence TTGCACAGAGGGGGGAGTTTCCTGGCTATCCAGTTCAACCATGATTGCCGATTAGAAAGGCTCGTCAGACGAGCAGCCGTCCTGGCCGTATGCACGGCATGCTTGCCGGGAGCATGGGGGCATGCCGATTCGGCAGCGGCTTCCCCGCCAGAGATTGGAGCGGCTTCGCTTCAAAAAAGGCTGGATGCAGCCAAGCCGGGAGAAGCCGTAACACTGCCGCCCGGACAGTACGCGGAAGCGATCGTCATCTCGAAAAGACTGGTCGTACAAGCCGAAGGCGTGACCTTGACCGGATCGGGCGGGGATGCTCCTGTCGTGAAGCTGGCAGCGGAAGGAGCGGAACTGCACGGAATGGCCGTTGAAAAAGATGCTGCGGGCGAAGCTCCGGCCGTACTCATATCCGCCGACAGGGTCGTCGTGGATGGGCTTCGAATCAAGTCCCGCTCTTACGGCATCCAGCTTCGCAAATCCAGCGGATCCACCATCAGAGGCTCGGTCGTCGCTCCTACGGATGATCTCAAGGGAAAATCGGCTCGCCAGACCGACAAGCGAAATGGAATCGACCTTTTTCAGTCCAACGCCAATCTCATTCAGGAAAATCGGGTGACCGGCATGTTCGACGGGATCTACATGGAGAGCAGCCATGACAATACCGTCCTGAGCAACGAGATCGACCACTCCCGGTACGGCATTCATTGCATGTATACCAACGGCACGATCATGAGAAGCAACAGCGGCGAGTTCAATGTCACCGGCATCATGGCCATGATCGTGAAGGGAGCCGAGGTGGCCGACAACGTCTTCACTCGGCAGAAAGGCAGCGTCAACTCGCAAGGCATGCTGTTCTTCGATGTGCAGAATACCCGGGTCGCAGGCAACGAGCTGACGGGAAACCGCGTCGGGCTTTACATCGAGATGTCCCGGAACAACGTATGGGAAGACAATGACGTTTCGTACAACTTCGTCGGCATTCAACTGCTGGACTCTCAGAGCAATCGGCTCGAGAACAACCGCTTCGTCTCGAATGTCATCGAAACGCAAGCGGATGGCAGCAAGGACAACGAGCTGCTCCATAATTATTGGGATGCCTTTCAAGGACTGGATCCCAGCGGCGACGGGATCAGCGATATTCCGTACGTCATGAATCCTTTTTTTCAAAGGCTGACGAAAGGAATACCGGCTTATCAGATTTTTTTCCAGTCTCCGGGCATGAGGTTTCTGGAAAGTCTCTTCACTGCGGATGCAAAGCAATGGACGCAGGATCGCGAGCCTAGGATGGAGCCTTTCTTGTCATCATCCGCTTCAACCGATAGCCGGCCGAATCCATGGAGCGCAGCGGAGACGGGAATAGCCGGAGCGGCTCTGCTCGTGGCGGCACTAACGATCATTACACTAATGGGGGTCAAAAAATCATGA